TCCCCTTGCAAGCATTTCAGCTGACAGTGTTTTGGAACAACCACCTTTGATGTTTAGTATTGCTGTGATCATAAACTAACCCTCCATATTTTGTTCAAATTGCCAATAAACATGTAATTTCGTTTGTACGTTCAACATCATTTGGAATAACTGAAATAGTTTTTCTTTTTTTCGTGATTCCGGCAATGCTTTCCATTCAGAATGTACTTTTTTAAGAACATCGTCATACTCTTTGATCAACATCTCATCCATTTTTCTCTTCTCCTTAGATTCCATACCGGTATTTCATCCGGAATTCTTCAATTTCCTGATTAAAATCTTCGACCAAACTGTCCAGATTCTCCTGGACTCTCACCACATTCATGAACGGTGAGAATGATAGTTTTAGTTTTCTGTTTCCTCCAACTTTTTTATTGAAAAAACCATTTTTGAAACGATTTAAGTATCTCTGTGCAATCACCATGAATCGGTCATATGTTTTCCTTTCTTGTAGGAAATAACCATCCCTGAGTGCAATCCACTCCATCTGCAGTTCCTGTTCTATATGTTGTATGGCTGAATTTATCCTGGTTAGATTGATGTTTTGATACTTATTGAGCCAATCATGACGTTTCAGCTTTGGAAGTAGGAATGTTTTGTTAAACTGAATCTTCAATTTAACAAATGCTGCAGCAATACACTGGCGTATATGGCTTAGCAATCTATCAAAGCCAATTCTCTTTTTTCTGTTTGAATGCTTTCTGGCAAATCCATCAGCCGTAAACATTCGGCTCTTTAGGCTGAAGTGTGATATCCAAGTCTTCCGAATGTCACCTGCCTTTACAATTCTTCTGGCTTGAGGATCGTCTGCTTTACATAGTTTCCCTGTGAGCTTGTTTTGAAACCTATCCGACTTCCATCTATCTTCATAGATAAGTTCTTCTTTACTGTAATATCGTTCAGAAATAAGTATTTTGATATACTTCCCCTTTCCTCTTGTTTCCAACCATGCCGCATAGGGTAGATGCTTTTCATGACCAAACAATTCATGCATGATGACATGTACACAATGTTTGACATCCGTTATTCCGGTAGGTAGCAAAATCTCTAAAGACTTTGCCTGGATATTGAAGGTGGATGCTCTCTTGCCTGCCCTACTTATCTCAAATTCTTCCAACATACAGAAGAATTCTTGCCAGCCAAGATCCGTAACCGTGGAATCCACTACCACATCACCAGTGCAAGCGGTAATCCAATCACTAATACTGAACACAGACTGCAGATCATCATAAATATTTGTCCTGTTAAAAAATGTTTCCATAAAGCTCCTTCATTCAATTAACTACACATCATAGGTTTCCTATGTTGTTTTTTTATTTTATTTGTGATTTTTAATAAATCTTTAACATCTATAAAATTGCTTTTTTTAGTTAAATCTTATATATTTATATATGCAAAGAGGTCGGTCAGGTCATACTGATAGTATCTGAGTATCTGAGTCCTCTACATATGCACTATATTGAAGGCTATTAACCTTCTCCCTTGATCACAGAACACTCTAGCTTGGTAGGCGATGGGTAAATGTTCATGTGATTTTTTTATTCTCTTTTGTTTTCTTTAATGATTCGATAGATCGTTGCCAGATGTACTTTAAATCGTTCTGCAAGGTCTTTACTGCTATATCCTTGCTTATTCAACGCTAAGATAGATTCTTTATCATCTTGCGTTAATCGCTTAAATGTAGAACGTTCTACAAGCCCTTCCAGATGTAGCATGATTACCGGAATACTATGATTTGTTATCCTTGCAATTTGTGCCGGCTTTTTCCCTTCTTGATATAATTGACGGATATATTGATGTTCATCATCTTTGATCTTATGAACCTGCTTTCTTACATCCTTTAATACCTTTGCGATTGTCGGCTCTGTCCATCCGGTTTTTTCACGGATTTCTTTAACAGATAAGCCTTCTTCCCAAAGTGCATGGATTCTCTTATCATCTGCTTCCGTAAGTGATGTGCGTACATATTTTCCGGCAATCACATTTTTCACGGTTGATTCGGCTATATCCAAAACTCCAGCAATGACATTTGGATCAACGTTTTGTATATGCAACTCTTCTATTTTCTTAACGATCTTTTTACTGACTTTTTCCAATGCCATTAGCTTATCCTCCTTTCTCAAAATAAAAACAATGCGACCAAGAGTTATATTTCTCTTAATCACATTGTTTAATGTTTCTATGCGATTTGAGTTATACCACTCTTTTCGCATTTATCTTAGAATTTACGATGTTTGGTTGCGTAGTTTCCCACGAAAGCCTTGTTTTACTTGATATATCACAGCCAAACCTACACGGCGTCCGACTCGGCAAAATTATCTTGAATTTATAAGCGCCGAAGCTGCCACCGAGCGGTTAGGGATCGCGACTATATTAGTTCCGTCCGGAGCGGTTCGTATTTATCCATAAATTACTCTAGCATCGGTTTCAAAACAGAGTCAGTAGATATCCGTCAAGCGCCGCGACAAAAAAATACAGAACCAGCGCTCTTAAAAAAGCTTCAATGTGCTTTTTAGGATTTTGGTAGAGTTCCTTTTGCGGTATTTTTAATAATCTGACCCTCTTTGTGTTTCTCCACCATATCAGATCAATAACGATAAGGTCAAAAGCATTTAACGTCTCGCCTAAAATCAGCAAACTAATAAAGTTATGCATAAAGTTTGCCTGACGAATGAAGATGCCCAACAATAAAAACAAGATAGTAAATAGTAAAAAATTCGCAATCCACGCGGCGAATCTGCCTGTTTCCTTATATTTTCCCTGATACTCTTCAATCTCTTTGATTTGCTTTTGAACTTCATCAGGATAGGACCTGTAATTTCTTAAATTTTTCTCGTCCGTGCCGGTACCCAAAAAACAGAGCACAAAAAATGCAGCGCATAAAATGACGCTTTCAATTACAAGCATAGATTTTCAAATCTCT
This genomic window from Solobacterium moorei contains:
- a CDS encoding helix-turn-helix domain-containing protein, with product MALEKVSKKIVKKIEELHIQNVDPNVIAGVLDIAESTVKNVIAGKYVRTSLTEADDKRIHALWEEGLSVKEIREKTGWTEPTIAKVLKDVRKQVHKIKDDEHQYIRQLYQEGKKPAQIARITNHSIPVIMLHLEGLVERSTFKRLTQDDKESILALNKQGYSSKDLAERFKVHLATIYRIIKENKRE